The following nucleotide sequence is from Corylus avellana chromosome ca7, CavTom2PMs-1.0.
TCAACaaaagtttcatatttttcaaaaataaaaaataaaaaaaaatagagtttatACCTATTATAAGTCGAATATCattcaacttttttcaaaaagtaatgctataagtcttcttagagttTCTgtagagtcatctcaaatgtgatataacttttaaaattactgttgaatttgagatgtaatttattaacttttgatctattggtaattttaaaagtcacgtcacacttgaaataattataaaaagactctaaaaaaacttataacattactcttcgaAAAATTTAGTGGCCACATATTCTCATTATCTCCAATTGTGGACGTGATAGAATGATTTCATTAGGAAaatccattatttttttattacgaCAAAATGACGGAAGATATAACAATAACATTTTGAGAaagtccattttattttttgtctttttctcattcaagttttttttttaaaatcagttATTATATAAGTCTAACGGATATAATAActgatttttaaaaagattgaagggaaaaaaagacagaaaaatacaaaataagcatttccttaatattttataaaggaGGCCAAAAGATTTTTGTAGGGCCAGTGATGTGGTCAGAAGGGAACAGTAGTGGGCGGTTTGACTTTGATTCGGTCGTAGGTGTCACTGTAGAGGACAGCAACTGCTACATATGTACCCATGTTATGTAGGGCCCAAGACATGTACGGACGGTTGAGATTCGGTGATGTGGCTGCTGAGGGAGCTGGATGCACGGCTGAGAATTTGTACTGGAATGGGTGATCCGATTGGTTGCACCATGTCACCATTCAAGGTGGAACGTATGCCACGTAAGCCACGCACTTTGATTGGAGCAAAGTAGTACAGGCTGTACAGCCGTGTGTGACTGTGTCGATCACACTCAGCATATTCTTTTGTCTTGATATGTGGGGCCCAAGACAGTTCGAGCAGGTGAAATTGGCATGGAATTTGGTTGATGTGTCTTgtgtattatattttattataaaactaTTCTTCACGGGAGCCCCTACTATGCGGTCATGCTGCAAAAGGGGTGTTTTGCAGCATCCACTCTTATGATGACACGTGGCCAAGCTCATTTTggcaaaatgaaattaaaacagCAAACCAAAACACAAACCGGCGCCAGCAAACCCACCCCCCACCGGCGACGAAGAGCATACAACCGGCCGGTAAACCAGCTTTCCAGCCAGAAAAATAGCATCGCCGGCCAGCTTTCTTTCTCCCAAAaccctcttttctttctcccaaaccGAGCATAGCCGGCCggaaaaaaccagaaaaaaaagcctcttttctttcttccaaaccctcttttcttctttccatttCGTTCATCCagaaaaaaactagaaaaaacgGCCGgcgaaaaaacaaaacagaaaaaatcagtaaaaccagaaaaaacaaaacccaaactccAAATCCCCTCTTCTTCCCAAACTCCAAACCCCAATCAACCGACCCAAGAGAgacccaacaaaatcaacaaaaacaaacttcTGCAATCAGCTACATCAACAACTCAATCAGaaattacaatcaacccaatCAGAAATCCGATGAGACCCAGCGAAACCCAGCAAAATCCGGCGAAACTCAGCCTCAAAACTCGTGTCtaaactcgtttctaatgcctctaaatcgtttttggattcaaaactaaaacctagaggggaAGATTAACCCTTAGgaaattttatcaccctaaagggcTCCACCGGAGAGGGCTACCGGCTGGAGAAAGGAGACCTGTGGGTCTGCAGACCCACGGCCAGCGTGAcccagagaagaaagaagaagaggaagtgggagagaaagagaagggtCTGGCTGGCCGTGGCGCCAGCGTTTTAGCAGAGACCCACGGGGGTCTCTTTCTTTCTGCCTCTTCAACTCaactttttcttgcttttgagTTCAAAATCCAGTGCATTAAGTTGTAGATTATTTGTGTGCATTTTTTGTGCTTTAGGTGATGTGTCTTTGTGCTATTAGTTGCTGCAAAAGACCCATTTTGCAGATGGACCGCATAGGAGGTTTATTCATtcttcacatttatttattatattttattagataTTAGGTTAATGTAACGATGGTTCAAAACTTTTTGATTAATCAGAAACATAAAAGTTTGGAGTAATTTACCTTACGAAGTTACGTACTTTTTGTAAACACTTCTTAATATTCAAAATCgttcactttggtgtatcaaactttaattttctttcacttttttcatttcgttaaaatttttttgttaaatcctaacagaaatatgtgaaattactaaaatacttttattgaaattacTCATTCCACCATTTAATTTAAGTGCAATATGtaatagaaggaaaaaaatggaaggaaatcAAAGTTCAATACACCAAAATGAGAAACTTTGAACAATGAAAAAATTACCCCTAAAAGTTTTGAACTATCATGTttattaatgatttgatcaattAAAAAAACGCTCTCTAGGTTTTCTGTCGAAACTTAGAGGAGGTGAAAACTATCTTCAGATCTGAGAAGATTGTGAAGGCATCAATCTGCGAACAGCAATTTCAAAATTCTAATTCATCTGTTGAAACATGGGGAGCACCACGGAGGAATTATCAAAGATGTGGAACAAGCTACGCTTATCggaggaagaagaaagtgaTGTGGTGGTGCAAGAAGACGTGTTGGAAGAAGGAGTGAACAGGGGCTCTAATTGCTTGGTGGGGCGGTTGATTGTGGACCGAGTTATAGCGAAAAGCACTGTTAGGGGTATGCTGATGAGAAGATGGAGACCAACAGGGGAGCTATCTTTCAAAGTAATGGGAGAGAATCTATTCCTTCTGGATTTTGAGAACCCTGGGGACAAATTCTTGGTGCTTGAAGGCCGGCCTTGGGTTGTTGATGGGATTCTATTCGCCATTGAAGATTTCGATGGAATTTCCACACCGGCCAGTATTGATTTTGAGAATGTTGCCTTTTGGGTCCGGATGTACAACTTGCCGCTAGCCTGTATGAGTAGAGTTGTGGGTCAAAAACTGGGAGCAACCGTTGGAGAAGTGGTGGAAGTTGACACCAATGATGATGGTATGGGTTGGGGAGAATTTTTGAGGGTAAGAATCAAAGTTAATGTGTCAAAACCCCTCGCCAAGGGACGCACGTTGAAAGTAAGGGGACAGGCAATTTGGATTGCTTTCCAGTATGAAAGAATCCCTCGTTTTTGCTTCAGCTGTGGTGTTATTTCCCATGGTCGTAGCGGCTGCCAGGAAGGAGCAAGAAAAATAATGCATGGGGACGAGTTTGAAATGCAATTTGGGCCGTGGTTGAGAGCTGGATCACCAAGCCGTCGACAGGAGAGGGGCTGGGGGCGTACGGGGGGTGAGTCCTCGGGGACTGAATCTCCATCCCTATGGAGGAGCGAAGGCCAGGGCAGGGAGGCGCGTGAGGTCAAACCGGGAAACAGAGGAAAATCAGGAGGCGAATCTCAAAGCGAAACGGACGGTACTTCCGTCGGTTACGCTTCCAATCTTAAAGGAGATATCCCTAAGAGTCAGGTTTTTCCTTCCGGGGAGAATATGGCTTTAAACGGAAATTACGCTAAGGAAGGAGTGGGAGCCGTTTTTGGAAATTATGTCTCCTCTAGAAGGCAAGGTGGCGATGCAGGTTTTAAACTGAAAGATTCTTGCATGAGTGGGTCACAGGAGGTAAATGAGGAAATTATATGGGGGTTTAATGCTTCCCCTAACATGCAGGAACGTGAGGTGGCAGGTCCCTCTTTGGACATGCAAGAAGGGTTACGTGGAAACAAAGAGGGGAATAACACTATACATGGCACGTGTAAAGTGAATGAAAATTTCGTGCAAGCTGTCCAAGGGGAGAAGTCACGAGAACAGAAGAAAAAATCTGTCACCTCTTGGAAAAAGAGGGCCAGGATCGGGTCTGGGGAAAAAAAGGAAGGGGTCGGAATTCTCAGTATTACTGGAGTGCGAAAGGCGGCATCACTAGCGAATGCCACTGAAAGCCCCTCAAGtcagaaaaaaggaaagtggAATGAAGATGGAAGGGAGTCAAGGGCGATGGATGAGGCGGTGGCTGAGGAACAGCCCCGCCAGTCTCAATGAAACTTTTgagttggaactgccgggggcttgggaacctccggACAGTTCGAGACCTTTGCTGGTTGGTGAAGGAAAAGCGACCCAGCTTGGTTTTCGTTATGGAAACCAAACTGCTTGCTCATCGTATGGAGTTTATACGTATTAAAACTGGGTTTAGCAGTATGTTCGTGGTAGAATGCATTGGTCGTAGTGGAGGTCTGGCATTATTTTGGAATAAGGAGGTGTCGgtggaaataaaaaattacagccAAAGACATATCAACGCTGAAGTGTGTCTGGATTCAAATGAACATGTGTGGAAGTTAACAGGCTTTTACGGTAATCCTGAAccaggaaaaaggaaagaatcaTGGAGTTTGCTTCGTCATCTAAGCACTCTCAATCCTCTAGCTTGGCTGTGCGTCGGGGATTATAACGAGATCACAGAGGACTCAGAAAAGTGCGGGGTGGCTCTCAAACCAAGATGGCAAATGGCAAATTTTAACAACACCTTGGATGATTGCTGCTTACAGGATTTGGGCTTTTCAGGAGCTAAGTTTACTTGGTGTAATTATCGGGAAGGTGAAAATTTTATCCAAGAACGCCTGGACAGAGCATTGGCCAATCCGGAATGGAGCAGACTTTTTCCAGTGCACCGGGTAGAGGTGTTGGCTGCCCGGTGCTCTGATCATTCTCCTCTGCTGATCTCTTTCAATCCTCAGGGACAGAATTTCAGAAGGCCAAATAGGGGCTTCAGGTACGAAGCTTCTTGGAACAAAAATGTCAACATCAGGGGTGTAATAAAGCAAGCATGGAGGAAGAAAAGTCAGCATGAAGACAAGTGGATGAGGGTGAAGTCAAATATCACACAATGCCAAAGAAGCCTTTTACGATGGCAGAGAATTAATAGGGACCCTATTGATGGGCTGATTTCAAATAAGTCTACCGAAATCCAAGAGCTTCAGAAACAGGAAGGCCCCTGGAATCAGACTGCTATTCGGACTCTACAGACAAAGGTTGATGAACTTTTAAGACAAGATGATATGAAATGGCGTCAAAGGGCAAAGGAACACTGGTTAAAGATGGGGGATAGGAACTCAAAATTTTTCCACGCTTGCGCTTCACAGAGGAGACGGGGAAATTTTATTATGAATATTTGGGATGAGGAGGGGAACAATCTTCAGACTCCAGATGCGATTGAGGAGGGTTTTGTTCGATActtcaagaaaattttttcgTCATCTTCACCCTCTGGCGTGGGGACCTGCTTGCAGCATATTTCCTGCAGAGTGACGCAAGAGATGAACCAGAAACTACTGCAAGAATTCATTTCAGAGGAGGTTCACTTGGCATTGCAACAAATGGCTCCTCTTAAATCCCCAAGGCCGGATGGCCTGCCTGCCTGCTTCTATCAGGAAAACTGGGAGACTGTTGGGGAAGAGGTATGCGCTGCTGCGttgaagttttttaattatggAATTTTTGATGATTCAGTGAATAACACACACATTGTTTTGATTCCAAAAAAAAGTAATCCTTCAAAGGTGACTGATTTTCGCCCCATAAGTCTTTGCAATGTGCTGTACAAAATTGTGGCAAAGGTTTTAGCAAATCGATTAAAGTTGATACTCCCTACAATTATATCCCCAAATCAAAGCGCCTTCATCCCAGGGCGCTTAATTTTGGATAACACTTTGGCCGCTTATGAAACATTACACACGATGCACTCTCGTATGTGGGGGAAGGTGGGCTATATGGCTATTAAGCTTGATATGAGTAAGGCATACGATAGGGTCGAATGgtgttttcttgaaaatgttATGATAAAAATGGGATTTGATAGGCGATGGGTCAATCTTATTATGTCATGTATCACTTCTGTTCGCTATGCCATCATTGTCAATGGAAATCCTGTCGGGGATATTCGGCCGACTAGGGGAATTAGGCAAGGGGATCCCCTATCTCCTTACCTATTTCTCCTTAGTGCCGAAGTGTTGAGTTCCCAGCTCCATCATGCAGCTTCGGAGGGCATTCTCACCGGAGTCCCTACTTCAGTGAGGGGCCCTCGTTtgaatcatttgttttttgccgATGACAGCTTACTTTTTTGCAAGGCTACAGAAGCAGATTGGCGGAAGGTGTCTGAAATTCTGGATTGTTATGAAGGGGGGTCAGGCCAAAGACTCAATAAGGAGAAAACATCTCTTTTTTTCAGCCGCAACACAGAGCCAGAAATTAAGGAGCGGATCATACAATTGGCTGGGGTACCGGTTTCTCAAAGGTTTGACACTTACTTGGGACTACCTGCGCTTGTTGGTAAATCTCGTATTCGGGAATTCCAAGGGATTAAAGACCGAGTTCGCAGAAGGGTGTCTGACTGGAAGAACAAGTTTCTCTCCCAAGCGGGAAAGGAGGTTCTCATAAAAGCGGTGGTCCAAGCAATCCCTACCTATAGCATGAGCATGTTTCTCCTTCCAAAGGAGTTGTGCAAGGAGCTCAACTTGATGATgcagaagttttggtggggacataagGAGAATGACAAGAAGATCCggtggatgagttgggagaaaatGGGCCTTTCGAAATCCCTTGGCGGAATGGGTTTCCGCGATCTTATCTCTTTTAATAAGGCTCTATTGGCAAAACAGTGTTGGCGGTTATCCCAATCCTCGGATAGTTTAGTCggaaaaattattaaaggaaAATACTATCATCAAGGGACTTTTTTAGAAGCCAATCTGGGTAGTAGGCCTTCTTTTGCGTGGAGAAGCATCATGGCGGCTAGAGATCTATTTATGGATGGGGTATTGTGGCGCATTGGTGACGGAAAATCTGTGGGCATTTGGAAGGATAGGTGGATCCCAAAGCCAATCACCTATCGCATCCAAACACCTTGTAGGGGTCTCAATGAGGAGGCTACTGTAAATGAGCTTTTTGATCCTATGGTGGGTGGCTGGAACAAGGCCCTTATCAAGGAAATTTTTGAGGATGAAGAAGCTGAGATCATCTGCAATATCCCTATGAGTAGGTATGGGAGGCCGGATAAGTTGATTTGGAGAGCTACTCCCACTGGGATTTTTACAGTTAGGAGTGCATACCATTtggagatggagagaaaaatgaTGCAATCTGGGATGAGTTCCACTCAATCAGGGTGCTCACAAGTGTGGAAAGCATTATGGAGTTTGCAAATTCCAAATTCCTCAAAAGTTTTCTTGTGGAGGGCATGCAAAAATATACTCCCTACTAAGGATAATTTATTGAGGAGGGGGGTAGTGAACGAAGACATCTGCATTTTTTGTGGTAGGGAGAGAGAAACAGCTGTGCACATTCTTTGGGATTGCCCCTCTGCCGCGGATGTGTGGGGATTCTGCCAAGGGAAGCTCCAAAAATGCTCCTATCGTGGGTCCTGCGTATTGGACATTTTTGAGTTTCTAGTCAACCAGTACAGCAGGGATGAGGTGTGCCTTTTTGctattttatcaaaaaagatATGGGCTAGAAGAAACTCTGTGGTCCATGGAGGCGATTTTTTGCATCCAACTAAGTTGGTCCAAGAAGGTGAGAATCTCCTACTTCAATTCAAGGACTCATTGGGCCAGCAAGGGAGTCATCTGGATGGGGCTTGCGAAAACAGAGAGCGATGGGTACCACCTCCTGAAGGAAAGTTCAAAGCTAATTAGGATGTCTCCTTTGATTCTAAGCATAAAAGGATGGGGGTTGGCGTCATTGTGAGGGACCACGATGGAATGGTTAATGCAGCAAAATGTGAACCGGTATAGATGCTCCAAGAACCTACTACTGGGGAAGCTTGGGGGGCTCTACGGGCAGCATAATTTTGCTATGAGATGGGCTTCCATGATATCATTCTTGAAGGGGATTCCTTAAATGTAGTGAAAGCTATTGGGGATTTAGAGGCTAGCTGGAGGCCCTTTGGACAGATTCTAGAAGACATCAAGTTAGTTTTGGGTTATCTTAGAAATTGGCAGATTTGTCATGTGAAGAGAGATGCCAACCAAGCTGCTCATGGATTAGCAAAAGAAGCAACGTCATCCTTGATTGAGCAGAATTGGATAGAGGAAATCCCAACTTGTATTTCTGACATTGTAACCTTAGAGCTTCGGGCTCTTCTTTCTTAAAGTGTTTTGTCCACTCTGACTCTATGATTTTCTTGAGTCATAGTAATAAAGCTTTGATcgatttttctcaaaaaaaaaaaaaaaaaaaaaaatttgaactatCAACTATATCATTATaacaattaatataatattgttagctttataatttcataaaattctctcttttacAGATTTGAGTCAAATTTTAGGATGTTGCTATTTTTGTATAGCCAATTTTCCATGACAAATGTGTacatataaaaatcaaatataaaataatcaagaaaTTCGATATTCGTGGAACACTCTAATGCTTCCTAAGTTAATATTAGAAAAAgtctccaaggggtagcttAATTGGCTGtggaccacgtctaatgaagcggaagtcactagttcgaatccccatCTCCCTTCCAGTATAtggaaatgtaaaaaaaaaaaagttaatattaGAAAAAGATGGCCTAAAACTTTTTGATGCTCCCAAAagttaatgaaaattaaaacaatcaaactttaaagaaaataaagtaataatatatttcttttagtaTTTTCACTTATAAAATTAATACCTTTATTCTTGTGGCCACCATGCTCGTGCAATGCACAAGGCACCAAATCTTggtaattaattcaaaaaaaaaacagtctgATGATCACTTGCTTGGCCGATTCAAAgcataaataattataatgatgAGTAAGAATAATTCTAAATATTTAACTCCCATTTTAAGATGTGTTAGTACTACTTATcagttcttgaattttttttgtatttttaaataaaggtTTATCTAATAATTGATAGGCACTGTCACATCAGCCTAGTGAATTGAAAGAGTGATGAGAATTAAGTATATAGCATTCCtagatgagtaatgctagaaatcacaTTATTATCCAACAATTATCTCACGATACTAAGGCGGCAGTTTCAACGAATCCTTTGATGATAGATAATTGTcgaataaaaatatggtttttaaCATTACACCACATATGATTGAGTACCCAAAACACTCTTACCCACCATGAATGTCTAAACTATATTATAAGACAAATTCTTAATtcaaacaaaagtatgaaaacaaTGTTTACTCCATCAGACACTACAAAGCAAGAATATCCATAGAGATAATATAACTCTAAACAACAAACATCCCCACTACACTCCAAACATTATTCTAAACAACAATATAATCAACAAAGACATTTTCTTATGTCTGCAGCTATTGATGTTATTCTGCATCATTACATGCAAATATTCTTCCAACAAGTAGTGATGACACAATAGCCTTGAGAGTATAAAGAAGACatcctaaattttaaattggtgTGCAAGataattttcaaatatgaaTATTCATACACGTTtcttggtgtatatatatatatatatataattggtctATTGATGGAAACTACATAATGGAATTGCATGCTCAATGAGTCTGACCCTATCAAAATAGAGGGCTGACAAATATTCCAAGCAAGTGACAAATCTTAGGAGAAATTTTACTTTAGACCCTAAAATTATCACGCAATTTGACATACCTCCGAACTTTCAAACCTCTCAATTTgcacccctgaactttcaattgcaatcaatttgcattccctccatcaatttttgccatGAAAACCTCTAAACagacaaaattatccttcaaatttatttttattaaaaaaaaattgaaaaaaaaagagggtcacaaggtggcccaacagTGGGTCAccttgggattttttttttaataatatatatattttttttaaaaaaaataatttgaaattaagggtaaatttgaaattttataaaaaaaagtcaagggtataaacgttattgtattacttttaacatttaaaatttgacggagggttCAAagtgattgcaattgaaagttcaagggt
It contains:
- the LOC132188014 gene encoding uncharacterized protein LOC132188014 — its product is MGSTTEELSKMWNKLRLSEEEESDVVVQEDVLEEGVNRGSNCLVGRLIVDRVIAKSTVRGMLMRRWRPTGELSFKVMGENLFLLDFENPGDKFLVLEGRPWVVDGILFAIEDFDGISTPASIDFENVAFWVRMYNLPLACMSRVVGQKLGATVGEVVEVDTNDDGMGWGEFLRVRIKVNVSKPLAKGRTLKVRGQAIWIAFQYERIPRFCFSCGVISHGRSGCQEGARKIMHGDEFEMQFGPWLRAGSPSRRQERGWGRTGGESSGTESPSLWRSEGQGREAREVKPGNRGKSGGESQSETDGTSVGYASNLKGDIPKSQVFPSGENMALNGNYAKEGVGAVFGNYVSSRRQGGDAGFKLKDSCMSGSQEVNEEIIWGFNASPNMQEREVAGPSLDMQEGLRGNKEGNNTIHGTCKVNENFVQAVQGEKSREQKKKSVTSWKKRARIGSGEKKEGVGILSITGVRKAASLANATESPSSQKKGKWNEDGRESRAMDEAVAEEQPRQSQ